AAATTCTCCACCTTTTGCGAGCCTTAAACCTAAGTTTAAAAATTCTTCAAGCACCACCTGAGCTAATGCAGTACCTCCGTGAATTTGAAATTCCACAACATCTTCGCCTGTAAAACTAAAAGGAGCTTTAAAATAAATCACAATTGCTTCATCAATAAATTCATCATTTCTATCATAAAGCTTGCAAAAATGTGCATATCGTGGTTTTAATATGGGTTGTTTAAGGAATTTTAAAGCACTCTCATAAGCTTGTGTTCCACTGATTCTAATAATAGAAATCGCACCAAGCCCATGAGCTGTTGCTAACGCGACGATGGTATCATTCATTTTATTTTATAAAATCATTTACTATGATAATTTTTTGATCGCCTTCACACTGTCTGATTCCAACATACTTGTGCGGAAAGCGCTCCCTTAAAAGCTCTAAAGCAATTTTCACTAAAACGCCATCTAAAGGCTTTGTTTGTGCCCTACCCGTGCTTTCGATTTTTTCTATCACGCCTTGTAAATATTGCTGTACTACTTGAGTTTGATTTTCTAAAAAATGAGAAATTTCAAGTCTAATAAATAAATTATATTTTGAATTAATCCAACTATGCAAAAGATAAGATAAAGCCTTATATCTACACGCTCCCTTGCCGATTAACAACGCAGAATCCTTGCCATCAAGCTTAATTAAAATATTATTATCATCATACATACGGAATTCAACAAGTTCAATATCAAAACCTAAAGAATCAATTAAAGTTTTTACTTGTATTTTTATTTCATCCAAACGATCAGTGTTTTTTTCTTCGCTCTCTTTATGAAAGGAATCAAAAATTGCATCGCTTTTGACTACATATTTTTCCTTTTTGATTTTTAATGACTCTTGCTCTTTGTGTTCTTCTTGAGCTAGAAAATCTTTTTTTACCTCTTCATGGCTGTTTTTTTCCTGTGTAAAATTTCTTAACTTTTCTACACTATCTTTTTTCTTACTTATTTTTTCCTCGGTTTTAATTTTATAATCTTTTTTTTCTACTTTTGGTTTTACCTTTTTAACACTGCGTGCTTCTATAATGGCATTTTTTCGAAAAAAACCTAAAAAACCTTGCTTTGGATATTGAATAACAGTGTATTCTATATCCATTACTGAGCATTGAAGTTGAATGGATGCCTGAGTTATCGCACTTTGTAAATCTTTAGCCTCTATAGTCATTTTGCTTGCTCCGTATGTTTTTTATGATGCTCTTTGGCAAACATTTTATTGATCACCCATTGTTGAATGAGAGAACAAATATTATTAACACACCAATAAAGCGTGAGACCTGCTGGGAAAGTGATAAAGAAGAAAGTAAAAATTACCGGTAAAAATTTCATAATCTTAGCCTGCATAGGATCTTGAATAGTCATTGGCGTGATAAGCTGTTGCACAAACATTGTTGCACCCATAAAAATAGGTAAGATAAAATAAGGATCCATTACCGATAAATCATGTATCCAAAACGCCCAAGGCGCAGCTTTA
This genomic interval from Campylobacter sp. CCS1377 contains the following:
- a CDS encoding Jag N-terminal domain-containing protein yields the protein MTIEAKDLQSAITQASIQLQCSVMDIEYTVIQYPKQGFLGFFRKNAIIEARSVKKVKPKVEKKDYKIKTEEKISKKKDSVEKLRNFTQEKNSHEEVKKDFLAQEEHKEQESLKIKKEKYVVKSDAIFDSFHKESEEKNTDRLDEIKIQVKTLIDSLGFDIELVEFRMYDDNNILIKLDGKDSALLIGKGACRYKALSYLLHSWINSKYNLFIRLEISHFLENQTQVVQQYLQGVIEKIESTGRAQTKPLDGVLVKIALELLRERFPHKYVGIRQCEGDQKIIIVNDFIK